Within the Gordonia westfalica genome, the region GGTGCCGTTCCCCGACAACTCCGACCTCGACTGGAAGACGCTCGGCGACTGCGACTACCTCTACGTCTCGCATCTGCACCGCGACCACTTCGACGAGCGCAACCTGCGGGAGAACGTCAACAAGGACGCGACCGTCCTGCTCCCGGACTACCCGGTGCCGGACCTGCGTCGTGAACTGGAGAAGCTCGGCTTCACCAAGTTCGTCGAGACCACCGACTCGGTGAAGACGACGGTGACGAACGACAAGGGTTCGCTCGACGTCATGATCATCGCGCTGCGCGCCCCGGCCGACGGGCCGATCGGCGACAGCGGCCTGGTCGTCTCCGACGGTGAGACGGTCTGCTTCAACATGAACGACGCCCGGCCGATCGACCTCGACGTCATCGACGAGGCCTTCGGTCACGTCGACGTCCACCTGCTGCAGTACTCGGGCGCCATCTGGTACCCGATGGTCTACGACATCCCGCGGAAGTCCAAGGCCAACTTCGCATCCCAGAAGCGTCAGCGCGGCATGGACCGTGCGCGGTCGTACATCGAGCAGGTCGGTGCGACCTGGGTCGTGCCGTCGGCCGGCCCGCCGATGTTCCTCGACGAGGAGTTGTTCTACCTCAACGACTTCGGCTCGGCGGAGACCGCGGACCACACGTCGATCTTCCCGGACCAGGAGACCTTCCTGGAGCAGATGCGCATCCACGGCACCGACGACGGCGAGAAGCACCGCGGCCTGATGATGGTGTCGGGTTCGGTGGCGGAGTTCAGCGGTTCGACGCTGAACGAGGTGACCCACCCCTACGCACCGGCCGACGTCTTCGGCGAGAACAAGCGCGCCTACCTCGAACGCATGAAGGAGAAGTTCGCGCCGGTCATCGCCGCGGACAAGGCCACCTGGGCGCCGGCGGAGGGCGAGCCGCTGATCGGCTCGCTGCGCGAGCTCTTCGA harbors:
- a CDS encoding Rieske 2Fe-2S domain-containing protein, with the translated sequence MQITSIGHAGFHIQTTAGSILCDPWVNPTYFASWVPFPDNSDLDWKTLGDCDYLYVSHLHRDHFDERNLRENVNKDATVLLPDYPVPDLRRELEKLGFTKFVETTDSVKTTVTNDKGSLDVMIIALRAPADGPIGDSGLVVSDGETVCFNMNDARPIDLDVIDEAFGHVDVHLLQYSGAIWYPMVYDIPRKSKANFASQKRQRGMDRARSYIEQVGATWVVPSAGPPMFLDEELFYLNDFGSAETADHTSIFPDQETFLEQMRIHGTDDGEKHRGLMMVSGSVAEFSGSTLNEVTHPYAPADVFGENKRAYLERMKEKFAPVIAADKATWAPAEGEPLIGSLRELFEPIMAQSDLICDGIGYPVGLVMTPGGGPANEATETVVLDFPNRIVREPKEGEGKYRYGFRIATELVRTVLRDNEPDWVNTIFLSTRFTTWRIGGYNEFLYTFFKCLTDERIAYADGWFAEAHDDSASITKDGWEIQRRCPHLKADLGKFGVIDGEKLTCNLHGWQWDLTSGRCLTSKGHDLRASKLD